The Spirochaetae bacterium HGW-Spirochaetae-1 genome has a segment encoding these proteins:
- the gap gene encoding type I glyceraldehyde-3-phosphate dehydrogenase, translated as MSIKVGINGFGRIGRNVLRKIVSDQKNFADVEIVSINDLTDAKTLAHLLKYDSVFGIFEGEVSHTEDSIVVNGKKIKVHSEKDPRQIPWKSEGVDVVVESTGQFTSKEKAVYHIEAGAKKVIISAPAKNEDITIVLGVNEDKYNKDEHHIISNASCTTNCLAPVAKVLNDEFGIVHGMMTTIHSYTNDQRILDLPHKDLRRARAAAMSMIPTTTGAAKAVALVIPELKGKLDGGAIRVPTPDVSVVDFVCTVKKDVTAESVNAALKNAANGKMKGILEFCELELVSIDFVKNSHSSIVDALSTKVMENRMVKVISWYDNEWGYSVRVADLIKFIMQ; from the coding sequence ATGAGCATTAAAGTAGGGATTAATGGTTTTGGAAGGATCGGCAGAAATGTATTGAGAAAAATTGTTTCCGATCAGAAAAATTTCGCAGATGTTGAGATAGTCAGTATTAACGACCTGACGGATGCGAAAACTCTTGCTCATTTATTGAAGTACGATTCGGTTTTCGGGATTTTTGAGGGTGAAGTATCCCATACTGAAGATTCGATTGTAGTTAATGGTAAAAAAATCAAGGTTCATTCTGAAAAAGACCCCCGCCAGATTCCCTGGAAGTCCGAGGGAGTGGATGTGGTTGTGGAGTCCACGGGCCAATTCACCAGCAAGGAAAAGGCCGTATATCACATTGAAGCGGGAGCAAAGAAGGTTATCATTTCAGCGCCGGCAAAGAATGAAGATATTACCATCGTACTTGGTGTTAACGAAGATAAATATAATAAAGACGAACATCATATCATATCGAATGCTTCCTGTACAACGAACTGTCTTGCCCCCGTGGCCAAGGTTCTTAATGATGAATTCGGCATTGTGCATGGCATGATGACCACTATCCACTCGTATACCAATGATCAGCGGATTCTGGATCTTCCCCACAAGGACCTGAGAAGGGCCAGGGCTGCTGCAATGTCCATGATTCCCACGACAACAGGTGCTGCAAAGGCCGTGGCTCTTGTTATTCCGGAACTGAAGGGTAAACTGGATGGAGGCGCTATCCGCGTACCGACACCCGACGTTTCAGTCGTGGATTTCGTCTGTACGGTGAAAAAGGATGTGACGGCCGAGAGCGTCAACGCAGCCCTTAAGAATGCAGCAAACGGCAAGATGAAAGGCATTCTTGAATTCTGTGAACTGGAACTGGTTTCCATAGATTTTGTGAAGAATTCACATTCATCGATTGTGGATGCCCTTTCGACAAAAGTTATGGAAAACCGGATGGTGAAAGTTATAAGCTGGTATGACAATGAGTGGGGATATTCCGTAAGGGTAGCGGACCTCATCAAGTTTATCATGCAATAG
- a CDS encoding triose-phosphate isomerase, protein MGRREIFAGNWKMYKTYLEAEKLVKELISGLGSTGKKEVIIFPPAPFARHCADMCKGTAIDVGMQNMYFEDEGAFTGEVSPAMVKDAGCRYILIGHSERRHVFGETDGDVNKKVKAAFKHGLEPVICVGELLEEREKSITDAVLKRQIEGALKDITAAQMEKVVIAYEPVWAIGTGKVATPEIAEEAHAKIRDLLKDIYGTKIADSVSILYGGSVKPDNIKGLFSRENIDGVLVGGASLKSDSFLDIVHV, encoded by the coding sequence ATGGGAAGAAGAGAGATATTTGCCGGGAACTGGAAGATGTACAAGACGTATCTGGAAGCGGAAAAGCTGGTAAAAGAGCTTATTTCGGGACTGGGCTCTACGGGAAAGAAAGAAGTTATTATCTTTCCTCCAGCTCCATTTGCACGTCATTGTGCCGACATGTGTAAAGGCACGGCCATTGATGTGGGCATGCAGAATATGTATTTCGAGGACGAGGGGGCCTTTACCGGTGAAGTTTCTCCCGCCATGGTGAAAGACGCGGGCTGCCGGTATATACTCATAGGGCATTCGGAGCGGCGCCACGTTTTCGGTGAAACCGACGGCGATGTCAATAAAAAGGTCAAGGCTGCTTTCAAACACGGCCTGGAACCGGTTATCTGTGTCGGTGAGCTGCTGGAAGAAAGGGAAAAAAGCATAACAGATGCGGTTCTCAAAAGGCAGATTGAAGGGGCGCTGAAAGATATAACAGCAGCCCAGATGGAGAAGGTGGTGATTGCCTATGAACCTGTCTGGGCCATCGGTACCGGCAAGGTAGCCACACCGGAAATTGCTGAAGAGGCTCATGCCAAGATAAGGGACCTTCTGAAGGATATTTATGGAACCAAAATCGCCGATTCGGTGTCCATATTATATGGAGGTTCGGTGAAACCGGACAATATCAAGGGTCTTTTCTCCAGGGAAAATATCGATGGCGTTCTCGTGGGAGGCGCAAGCCTGAAATCTGATTCTTTTCTTGACATTGTACATGTTTAA
- the secG gene encoding preprotein translocase subunit SecG encodes MGILISVSTVLFVILCVILVIIILLQADKSAGMGILGGSSQSAFGSSTADVITKITAVMIGLFMLGSLGLAVFESSKTTSLEKKVLSVDESAPSGVVQKEPVKDAPQQPDEKPSGNK; translated from the coding sequence ATGGGAATTTTAATTTCTGTCTCCACTGTTCTTTTTGTGATACTGTGTGTTATCCTGGTCATTATTATTCTTCTTCAGGCCGATAAAAGCGCCGGAATGGGGATACTGGGCGGATCAAGCCAGTCGGCCTTCGGCAGTTCTACAGCCGATGTCATCACGAAGATAACGGCTGTTATGATCGGCCTCTTCATGCTGGGATCGCTGGGTCTGGCGGTTTTCGAATCGAGTAAAACCACTTCTCTTGAGAAGAAGGTACTTTCCGTCGATGAGTCTGCTCCATCCGGAGTTGTCCAGAAGGAACCGGTTAAGGATGCCCCACAACAGCCCGATGAAAAGCCGTCGGGAAATAAATAA
- a CDS encoding ferredoxin, whose protein sequence is MARSVFVDEKECTGCELCIDMLPVVFKMNSNGVSVAQDSSMASESEIQDVIDNCPAECIHWK, encoded by the coding sequence ATGGCACGATCTGTATTTGTAGATGAAAAGGAATGTACGGGGTGTGAGCTCTGTATTGATATGTTGCCTGTGGTTTTTAAAATGAATAGCAATGGTGTAAGCGTTGCGCAGGATAGCTCAATGGCGTCGGAGAGTGAGATTCAGGATGTCATTGACAACTGTCCTGCTGAGTGCATACATTGGAAATAA
- a CDS encoding methionine adenosyltransferase, whose amino-acid sequence MLKDYIFTSESVSEGHPDKVCDQISDAILDEHLKGDKYSRVALETLATTDLIVLSGEITSQQSVDYEKIARMVAADIGYTDPDIGFDASTCAVKIHVHAQSPDISQGVTEGQGLFTEQGAGDQGMMFGYAVAETPELMPMPILLAHKLVKRLADVRRSGELTFIRPDSKSQVTIEYVDGKPKRVDAVVISTQHAPDVDLKTISEGVIETTVKKVIPAEYLDKNTKFYINPTGRFVVGGPHGDTGLTGRKIIVDTYGGMGRHGGGAFSGKDPSKVDRSAAYMARYIAKNIVAAGLAFRCEVQLAYAIGVPDPVSVMVDTFGTGIISEEKIAERVRAVFDMKPSGIMKTLDLHRPIYRATTNYGHFGREDAGFFWEKTDKAALLK is encoded by the coding sequence ATGCTTAAGGACTATATTTTTACATCGGAATCGGTATCCGAGGGACATCCCGATAAGGTCTGTGACCAGATATCCGATGCGATTCTTGATGAGCATCTGAAGGGAGATAAATATTCCCGGGTTGCACTCGAAACGCTGGCAACAACTGATTTGATAGTTCTTTCCGGAGAAATAACCTCTCAGCAGAGTGTCGATTATGAAAAAATCGCCCGCATGGTGGCGGCAGACATAGGGTATACCGATCCTGACATCGGTTTTGATGCGTCAACATGCGCGGTAAAGATTCACGTGCACGCTCAGTCACCCGATATTTCCCAGGGTGTAACGGAAGGGCAGGGACTGTTTACAGAACAGGGCGCCGGTGATCAGGGGATGATGTTCGGTTATGCCGTTGCTGAAACTCCGGAACTCATGCCGATGCCTATTCTGCTGGCTCATAAACTGGTTAAACGTCTCGCCGATGTTCGCCGTTCGGGGGAATTGACATTTATCAGGCCTGATTCCAAGTCCCAGGTCACCATTGAATATGTCGATGGCAAACCGAAAAGGGTTGATGCAGTTGTTATATCCACACAGCATGCTCCTGATGTGGACCTGAAGACCATATCCGAAGGCGTAATTGAGACCACGGTGAAAAAAGTTATTCCAGCAGAGTACCTTGATAAAAACACAAAATTTTATATAAATCCCACGGGCAGATTTGTCGTGGGCGGCCCTCACGGTGATACGGGTCTGACAGGGCGGAAGATAATCGTTGATACCTACGGCGGCATGGGACGCCATGGCGGCGGAGCATTTTCAGGTAAAGATCCCTCCAAGGTGGACCGCTCTGCGGCCTATATGGCCCGCTATATCGCCAAAAATATTGTCGCTGCCGGGCTTGCTTTCCGCTGCGAGGTGCAGCTTGCTTATGCCATAGGAGTTCCTGATCCCGTTTCTGTCATGGTAGACACTTTTGGAACCGGTATCATTTCAGAAGAAAAAATCGCCGAGAGAGTGCGCGCTGTCTTTGACATGAAGCCATCGGGAATCATGAAAACGCTGGATCTGCACAGGCCGATTTACAGGGCTACCACCAATTACGGGCATTTTGGCAGGGAGGATGCCGGATTCTTCTGGGAAAAAACCGATAAGGCTGCTTTGCTGAAATAA
- the bamA gene encoding outer membrane protein assembly factor BamA produces MKLYISLTLTALLAVLAITGVSSQPSKYEGKIVRKIDFVGLKSVSPEDLLYIMRTSAGYPLKSAEVRKDIKDIFDKGKFEKVDVEIEEFQDGVQLRFICKERPRIASIEFRGLDEFVETDLKETILLKEGEVYRKDYLEKSVALLKEKYDGEGLFNAHITYKVLPVKDEDDVNVQIIIDEGEQIKVQKISILGTDKLYSEEVQDLMETKEEGLIRDGAFKKEIYDQDKAKIVGFYREKGYLDAQILEDSVDYEWEDPEKKETRVIYIVIKISEGEKYYFDKSTVTISGEKEKTIFTPEEISKDFELKENGEVFNDTKFQMDRQMISFKYASKGYIFARVIPKRSITEKEVDVEGKKEKRKYVTIDYVVTEGTQAYVESIIIKGNKKTKEKVIRRELVIKEGELFNSAKMQVSREKVYNLGYFKQVDFDVRPGSREGYMNLVVDVEEQPSGTISLGGGYGTQSGFSIFSDITENNFLGNGQRVGVKFEYGPRRSSITLSFTEPWLMDYPVAFSTSIFYYLYTIETSSMFSNTNQTAEYQKQAFGYSLGLSYRFMYYYVIGTNWSHAFKSYLNPTGNASDEIFIAAADRIQEKRSQSFYAFRDSKDNYLNPTSGSRVGMSIELTGGAIYGGQDHYVRFDPELYLYYSPFHLPFLKSHPCVFEFRANGSFIVRPLGNPHQNYETNQWLEAEDRLTIGGPETLRGWDYYDFAFPDSWAYNGLYHRILYGVEFRVPIHPQMLWLVLFFDAGSLWTDTFWEKQLTEGSDAQTTIQTDKDNGDLYAINQIFSSRVNLLQYFKYSYGFGFRIQIPMMPLRFWFGKKFIYDGSSFRNVGDLTFQFQIGDMRF; encoded by the coding sequence ATGAAACTATACATCTCGTTAACGCTCACCGCTCTCCTTGCTGTCCTGGCTATTACCGGAGTGTCCTCCCAGCCGTCGAAATACGAGGGCAAGATCGTCAGGAAAATTGATTTCGTAGGACTGAAATCCGTAAGTCCCGAAGACCTGCTGTACATAATGAGGACGTCGGCGGGATATCCCCTTAAATCAGCCGAGGTGCGCAAGGATATAAAGGATATTTTCGATAAAGGAAAATTTGAAAAGGTCGACGTGGAGATCGAGGAGTTTCAGGACGGTGTCCAGCTTCGTTTTATCTGCAAGGAAAGGCCCCGGATTGCATCCATTGAATTCAGAGGGCTCGATGAATTTGTTGAAACCGATCTCAAGGAAACGATTCTTTTGAAGGAAGGCGAAGTATACCGCAAGGACTACCTGGAGAAGAGCGTAGCCCTGCTCAAGGAGAAGTATGACGGTGAGGGACTCTTCAATGCGCACATAACATACAAAGTCCTGCCGGTGAAGGATGAAGATGATGTCAATGTGCAGATCATAATCGATGAAGGGGAGCAGATCAAGGTTCAGAAAATATCCATTCTGGGAACCGATAAGCTTTATTCCGAGGAAGTTCAGGATCTGATGGAGACAAAGGAAGAGGGGCTTATCCGCGACGGGGCGTTTAAAAAAGAAATCTATGACCAGGACAAGGCCAAGATCGTCGGCTTCTACAGGGAGAAGGGTTATCTGGACGCACAGATTCTTGAAGACAGTGTTGACTATGAATGGGAAGACCCGGAGAAAAAAGAAACCCGTGTTATCTATATCGTGATAAAAATCAGTGAGGGTGAAAAGTATTATTTCGACAAATCAACAGTGACCATTAGCGGTGAGAAGGAGAAAACAATCTTTACGCCCGAGGAAATTTCCAAAGACTTTGAGCTGAAGGAAAACGGCGAGGTTTTCAACGACACCAAGTTCCAGATGGACCGCCAGATGATAAGTTTCAAGTATGCGTCAAAAGGCTATATATTCGCCCGTGTCATTCCCAAGCGGTCTATAACTGAAAAAGAGGTCGATGTCGAGGGTAAAAAAGAAAAGCGAAAGTATGTGACCATAGATTATGTTGTTACCGAGGGAACCCAGGCCTACGTGGAATCCATTATTATTAAAGGGAACAAGAAGACCAAAGAGAAGGTCATTCGACGGGAACTGGTTATAAAAGAAGGAGAGCTCTTTAATTCAGCAAAAATGCAGGTCTCGCGAGAGAAGGTCTATAACCTGGGATATTTCAAACAGGTTGACTTCGATGTACGGCCCGGCAGCAGGGAAGGTTACATGAACCTTGTCGTGGATGTGGAAGAGCAGCCTTCAGGAACCATCTCCCTGGGCGGCGGTTACGGGACACAGTCCGGTTTTTCCATCTTCTCCGATATCACGGAAAACAACTTCCTGGGCAACGGTCAGCGTGTGGGAGTTAAGTTTGAATATGGCCCGCGCCGCTCATCCATCACGCTCTCCTTTACGGAACCGTGGCTCATGGACTATCCGGTAGCATTTTCCACATCCATATTCTATTATCTATATACCATTGAAACATCGTCCATGTTTAGTAATACGAATCAGACGGCCGAATATCAGAAACAGGCCTTCGGCTATTCCCTGGGACTCAGCTACCGCTTCATGTATTACTATGTGATCGGTACCAACTGGTCCCATGCCTTCAAGAGCTATCTCAATCCTACGGGCAATGCCAGTGACGAAATATTTATAGCTGCGGCGGATAGAATTCAGGAAAAACGATCACAATCATTCTATGCCTTCCGGGATTCCAAGGACAACTACCTGAACCCCACCTCGGGTTCCCGTGTGGGAATGTCCATAGAACTGACGGGCGGCGCCATTTACGGCGGCCAGGACCATTACGTCCGTTTTGATCCCGAGCTCTATCTCTATTATTCACCTTTTCATCTCCCTTTTCTGAAGTCGCACCCCTGTGTTTTTGAGTTCCGTGCAAATGGATCCTTTATTGTACGGCCGCTGGGCAATCCACACCAAAACTATGAGACCAACCAGTGGCTTGAGGCCGAGGATCGACTCACCATCGGCGGTCCCGAAACCCTTCGAGGCTGGGACTACTATGATTTTGCATTTCCCGATTCATGGGCCTATAATGGACTGTATCACCGCATCCTCTACGGCGTGGAGTTCCGTGTGCCGATCCATCCCCAGATGCTCTGGCTGGTCCTTTTCTTTGACGCCGGTTCGCTCTGGACTGATACCTTCTGGGAAAAACAGCTTACGGAAGGCAGCGATGCGCAGACTACCATTCAAACTGATAAAGATAATGGTGATCTGTATGCCATTAACCAGATTTTCAGCAGCAGGGTGAACCTGCTTCAGTATTTCAAGTATTCCTATGGCTTCGGTTTCCGGATACAGATTCCCATGATGCCTCTGCGATTCTGGTTCGGCAAGAAGTTCATCTATGACGGTTCATCCTTCAGGAACGTGGGGGACCTGACCTTTCAATTCCAGATTGGGGATATGCGCTTCTGA
- the yajC gene encoding preprotein translocase subunit YajC — MGPAQSGGAQGAGGSGWLTIVPFVLMFVIFYFLLIRPQQKKEKERKDMISSIQKGDKVLTAGGIYGVVSSFKDDDTVILKIADGAKAEFTRNSITAKIS, encoded by the coding sequence ATGGGGCCTGCACAGTCAGGCGGCGCTCAGGGAGCCGGCGGATCGGGATGGCTTACGATCGTTCCCTTCGTTTTAATGTTTGTGATCTTCTATTTTCTTTTAATCCGTCCTCAGCAGAAAAAAGAGAAAGAGCGAAAAGATATGATCTCTTCCATTCAGAAGGGCGATAAAGTGCTGACAGCCGGCGGTATTTACGGTGTTGTCTCCAGTTTTAAGGATGATGATACGGTGATACTGAAAATTGCCGATGGGGCAAAGGCTGAATTTACGAGAAACAGTATTACGGCAAAAATATCCTGA
- the secD gene encoding protein translocase subunit SecD, giving the protein MTRGMIYKLIWILVLVALSVILILPTVGEKDMEVLLNKDITVEQKDAVKKIFAGDKFTIKDNGTSLIVSGRSLTDAFMNKVRILDGVTEARLLKHWVEEKLMAKKINLGLDLQGGMHLVLRADFSGIEAKLGRTLEEKDKIEITQQALELLRNRIDKFGVSEPSIRPSGAEAIEIQLPGVKDPRAVKKAIGTTGSLEYRLVDEKYSRSSAEWIKNNYKAKELPQEWGGQKQLLDEAAKAIGLPDTLELMFYFERDKDSKKIFPVYPMALEKKIAVAGTDIKEATVDRDEYGRIVVQFKTTAEGAAKFANVTREENRDKRLAIILDNNIRNAPHINEQITTGSGHISGGFSHEEAQTLARIIKEGALPVTLQIIEERTVGPSLGQDSIESGIKAMIIGMAGVILFMIVYYKMGGLISAIGLILNMIFMLALLSLLGFTLTLPGIAGFILTVGMAVDANVIIYERIKEELASGKSVRMSIVYGFDKAFWTIFDANLTTLIAAFILSQFGTGPIKGFAVILFIGILTSMFTALYVTRFVYEIISLNKKIKKLHI; this is encoded by the coding sequence ATGACAAGAGGAATGATATATAAGCTTATCTGGATATTGGTACTGGTTGCATTATCAGTCATACTCATTCTGCCCACGGTAGGCGAGAAGGATATGGAGGTGCTGCTCAACAAGGACATAACCGTAGAGCAGAAAGATGCAGTTAAAAAGATATTTGCCGGTGATAAATTTACCATAAAAGATAATGGTACCTCTCTTATCGTATCGGGCAGGTCACTCACCGATGCCTTCATGAACAAGGTGAGAATTCTAGATGGCGTTACCGAGGCCCGTCTTCTCAAGCACTGGGTCGAAGAAAAGCTCATGGCGAAAAAGATCAACCTGGGTCTTGACCTCCAGGGCGGGATGCACCTGGTTCTCAGGGCCGATTTTTCCGGCATCGAGGCAAAACTGGGACGAACTCTGGAAGAAAAAGATAAAATTGAAATAACCCAACAGGCCCTGGAACTGCTGCGGAACAGGATAGACAAGTTCGGTGTTTCCGAACCGTCCATCAGGCCCAGCGGTGCTGAGGCAATAGAAATACAGCTTCCCGGTGTTAAAGATCCCCGGGCAGTAAAAAAAGCAATTGGAACCACGGGAAGTCTCGAATACCGCCTGGTGGACGAAAAATATTCCCGCTCTTCAGCAGAATGGATCAAAAATAATTATAAAGCAAAAGAACTGCCCCAGGAATGGGGAGGACAGAAACAGCTTCTTGATGAAGCGGCAAAAGCCATTGGACTTCCCGATACGCTGGAGCTCATGTTTTATTTTGAAAGAGATAAAGACAGCAAAAAGATTTTTCCCGTATATCCCATGGCCCTGGAAAAGAAAATTGCCGTGGCCGGTACTGACATAAAAGAAGCCACGGTTGACAGAGATGAATATGGACGGATTGTTGTTCAGTTCAAGACGACCGCTGAGGGAGCCGCCAAGTTTGCCAACGTCACCCGTGAAGAGAATCGCGACAAACGGCTTGCCATTATACTCGATAATAATATTAGAAACGCGCCTCATATCAATGAGCAGATAACCACGGGAAGCGGCCATATCAGCGGTGGTTTCTCTCATGAGGAAGCTCAGACCCTGGCCAGGATCATCAAGGAAGGCGCTCTTCCTGTCACCTTGCAGATTATCGAAGAACGTACCGTGGGTCCCTCTCTGGGGCAGGACTCTATCGAATCGGGGATTAAGGCCATGATCATAGGTATGGCAGGGGTTATTCTGTTCATGATCGTCTATTATAAAATGGGCGGTCTCATTTCAGCCATAGGCCTTATTTTAAACATGATATTTATGTTGGCCCTGCTTTCACTCCTGGGATTTACCCTGACTCTTCCAGGTATTGCCGGATTCATTCTTACAGTTGGTATGGCCGTTGACGCCAATGTTATAATCTATGAGAGGATAAAGGAGGAACTTGCCTCGGGAAAATCCGTGCGCATGTCCATTGTATATGGGTTTGACAAGGCCTTCTGGACCATCTTTGACGCGAACCTGACAACACTCATTGCGGCTTTTATCCTGTCCCAGTTCGGGACCGGGCCGATTAAGGGATTTGCCGTCATTCTTTTTATTGGAATTCTGACCAGTATGTTCACGGCGCTCTATGTCACGCGTTTTGTATATGAGATCATATCCCTGAACAAGAAGATAAAGAAGCTTCATATTTAA
- the secF gene encoding protein translocase subunit SecF, protein MKSTIEFLKFRYIAYAVSAGLFIAFTTFTVMQGGINFGIDFVGGVKIIAKFEKHVSETDLRKSLSGMNPLIQQIGEKDLNEFIISTKLAGDSTDDSKKSLEQIKTELNKNFKNIEFLSEETVGPAIGNILKRSAIKLFIISIILMTVYLAFRFEFKYSVGAMAALLHDIAISVAFIGFARVELNIPVVAALLTIFGYSVNDTIVIFDRIRENVQVKSKQTFTEVIDKSVNQSMSRTLLTSLTTLFSVAALYFLGGEVLNDFAKVLLFGIAVGTYSSIYIASPILVAWEKLLIKK, encoded by the coding sequence TTGAAATCGACCATTGAATTTCTGAAATTTAGATATATTGCCTATGCTGTTTCAGCGGGCTTGTTTATAGCTTTTACCACCTTTACTGTTATGCAGGGCGGTATCAATTTCGGTATTGATTTCGTCGGCGGTGTCAAAATAATTGCCAAATTTGAAAAGCATGTGAGCGAAACTGACTTAAGGAAGTCATTGAGCGGTATGAATCCCCTGATCCAGCAGATCGGAGAAAAAGATCTCAATGAATTCATCATATCCACAAAACTTGCCGGTGACAGTACCGATGATAGTAAAAAGAGCCTGGAGCAGATCAAGACGGAGTTAAACAAAAATTTTAAGAATATTGAATTTCTCAGCGAAGAAACCGTTGGTCCTGCCATAGGAAATATTTTAAAGCGTTCAGCAATAAAACTTTTTATAATATCGATTATACTGATGACCGTTTATCTGGCCTTTCGCTTCGAATTCAAGTATTCAGTGGGAGCCATGGCGGCGCTGCTTCATGACATTGCCATTTCAGTGGCATTTATCGGTTTTGCTAGGGTTGAATTAAATATTCCCGTAGTAGCTGCCTTGCTGACTATTTTCGGATATTCAGTCAACGATACTATTGTTATATTTGACCGGATACGGGAAAACGTTCAGGTAAAGTCGAAACAGACATTTACCGAGGTAATTGATAAATCCGTAAATCAGTCCATGAGCAGGACCCTCCTCACATCTTTGACCACGCTCTTTTCCGTTGCAGCATTGTATTTTCTCGGTGGTGAGGTATTGAATGATTTTGCCAAGGTATTGCTTTTCGGCATCGCCGTCGGTACCTATTCTTCCATATACATTGCTTCACCAATATTGGTGGCCTGGGAAAAATTATTGATAAAAAAATGA
- the ribD gene encoding riboflavin biosynthesis protein RibD, whose amino-acid sequence MSEHQTYMAMALGIAFDQMGSTSPNPAVGAVIVKNDTVISMGGTRPCGSDHAEVVALKSAREWSAKTGNSIDGAFMYVSLEPCNHHGKTPPCTEAIIASGIKRVYLAMLDPNPLVAGKGVKRLKDAGIDVVLMHEYTAQAADLLRPFKKYILRKRPYILNKSAITLDGRIAADTGSSQWISSEHSRFITHRLRARVDAIIVGKNTYLNDNPSLNVRLESFSDEVTEYFKGKIPFFGRRNIFLEGLVEREPDNIVQPLRVLIGLPEEIDETKKFFTDGNYIIIERKDVYESMAEKGGERSRLLEKLNIETVDCHDYLDMVDGVLQVLYDRGVMLAMLEGGGTLNGSFLDAGAIDQFLYIIAPKVLGSGLPVMRGREKSRIADSLMLHDISGMIIKNDIFYNGYRESYNFEMM is encoded by the coding sequence ATGAGTGAGCATCAAACATACATGGCGATGGCCCTGGGTATAGCCTTTGACCAAATGGGGAGCACGTCGCCCAATCCGGCCGTTGGTGCGGTCATCGTAAAAAATGATACGGTCATTTCTATGGGCGGAACCCGTCCCTGCGGCTCTGATCATGCCGAGGTCGTGGCATTGAAATCGGCCCGTGAATGGTCTGCAAAGACGGGAAATAGTATAGATGGTGCTTTTATGTATGTCTCCCTTGAACCCTGCAATCATCACGGCAAGACACCGCCATGCACCGAGGCAATTATTGCATCGGGAATAAAACGGGTATATCTGGCCATGCTAGATCCCAATCCACTTGTGGCAGGGAAGGGCGTGAAGCGATTAAAGGATGCCGGCATTGATGTCGTGCTCATGCATGAATATACCGCTCAGGCGGCGGATCTCCTGCGGCCCTTTAAAAAATATATTCTTCGAAAAAGGCCATATATACTGAATAAAAGCGCCATTACTCTCGATGGAAGGATTGCCGCCGACACGGGTAGTTCACAATGGATTTCATCGGAACATTCACGTTTCATTACGCACCGGTTGCGGGCCAGGGTCGATGCCATAATCGTCGGTAAAAATACGTATCTTAACGATAATCCATCCCTCAATGTACGCCTTGAATCATTCAGTGATGAAGTGACTGAATATTTTAAAGGGAAAATTCCTTTTTTCGGCAGGAGAAACATTTTTCTTGAAGGGCTTGTGGAAAGAGAACCGGACAATATCGTGCAGCCCCTGAGGGTATTGATCGGTCTGCCCGAAGAAATTGATGAAACTAAAAAATTTTTTACCGACGGCAATTATATCATAATCGAACGAAAAGACGTGTATGAGTCCATGGCCGAGAAAGGTGGAGAAAGGTCGCGGTTACTGGAAAAATTAAATATTGAAACCGTTGACTGCCATGACTACCTTGATATGGTGGACGGAGTTCTACAGGTCCTTTATGACCGAGGCGTTATGCTGGCCATGCTCGAGGGAGGAGGCACGCTGAACGGCTCATTCCTCGATGCCGGGGCCATTGATCAGTTCCTGTATATCATAGCTCCCAAGGTGCTTGGCAGTGGTCTGCCGGTGATGAGGGGCAGGGAAAAATCCCGTATTGCCGATTCACTGATGCTTCACGACATATCGGGCATGATTATTAAAAATGATATTTTTTATAATGGGTACAGGGAATCGTATAATTTCGAAATGATGTGA